In the Arachis ipaensis cultivar K30076 chromosome B10, Araip1.1, whole genome shotgun sequence genome, one interval contains:
- the LOC110268226 gene encoding uncharacterized protein LOC110268226, with translation MNVREAVEQSLNGSKIILRFNEELQAVGDGTGLLSGILGALGSDYSKFSICEKSWAKVQGKDRVYDDCIKEMFHFQEDSGGRIKNTFLQQMGRSGKDTRGRLYDSHYKPTLTLEENLNNRPEGIPREHWKWFIDYRNDPATKAKCKQNALNRKKQLYTHNSGSKSLARARKEEVT, from the exons ATGAATGTGAGGGAGGCTGTGGAGCAGTCTCTTAATGGTAGCAAGATCATACTGAGGTTCAACGAGGAACTGCAAGCAGTCGGAGATGGAACTGGCCTGTTGAGCGGCATTCTAGGAGCGCTGGGTTCTGATTACAGCAAATTTTCTATCTGTGAGAAGAGTTGGGCAAAGGTGCAGGGCAAAGACAGGGTTTATGATGATTGCATAAAG GAGATGTTCCACTTTCAGGAAGATAGCGGTGGTAGAATCAAGAATACATTTTTGCAACAAATGGGGAGGTCCGGGAAGGATACAAGGGGGAGGCTGTATGACTCGCATTACAAACCAACTTTGACACTTGAGGAGAATCTTAACAACCGCCCGGAGGGAATTCCTAGAGAGCATTGGAAGTGGTTCATTGATTATCGTAATGATCCTGCAACAAAG GCGAAGTGCAAGCAAAACGCGCTAAATCGAAAGAAGCAACTTTACACGCATAATAGCGGTTCTAAAAGCTTGGCTAGGGCAAGGAAAGAAGAAGTAACATAA